A region from the Geobacter benzoatilyticus genome encodes:
- a CDS encoding 4-hydroxy-3-methylbut-2-enyl diphosphate reductase, which yields MEIILAKRAGFCFGVKRATQMAFESAEKGGKTYSLGPIIHSPQVVNRLEALGVKVLRELDEISDGTIIIRSHGVTSEELEEALRKELDVVDATCPFVKKAQENVKSLSEAGYDVVVVGDADHPEVQGIVSYAKGKVYVVGSEDEAARLPRMKKIGIVAQTTQSFENLEHVVLECLRKGSEIHVFNTICDATAVRQQEATALARDVDCMIVIGGYNSANTKRLAELCADIQPRTYQIETAQEIDPAWFSEVNRVGVTAGASTPKWLIDEVIDRVREIDGAKIS from the coding sequence ATGGAAATAATCCTGGCCAAGCGGGCCGGTTTCTGCTTCGGCGTTAAAAGAGCTACCCAGATGGCCTTCGAGTCGGCCGAAAAGGGAGGAAAGACATACTCTCTCGGCCCCATAATCCATTCGCCCCAGGTGGTAAACCGCTTGGAGGCTTTAGGTGTGAAGGTCCTCAGGGAGCTTGATGAGATTTCTGACGGGACCATCATTATCCGCTCCCATGGCGTGACGTCCGAAGAACTGGAAGAGGCGCTGCGCAAAGAGCTTGATGTGGTCGATGCCACCTGCCCCTTTGTCAAGAAGGCCCAGGAGAATGTCAAGAGCCTGTCCGAAGCCGGCTACGACGTGGTGGTAGTGGGGGATGCGGACCATCCCGAGGTCCAGGGGATAGTCTCCTATGCAAAGGGGAAGGTCTATGTGGTCGGTTCCGAGGATGAGGCGGCACGTCTCCCGCGGATGAAAAAAATCGGCATAGTCGCCCAGACCACCCAATCCTTCGAAAACCTGGAGCATGTAGTTCTCGAATGCCTTCGCAAGGGGAGCGAAATACATGTGTTCAATACCATCTGCGACGCAACCGCCGTACGGCAGCAGGAAGCGACGGCCCTTGCCCGCGATGTGGACTGCATGATCGTTATCGGCGGCTATAACAGCGCCAATACCAAACGGCTTGCCGAACTCTGCGCCGATATTCAGCCCCGGACCTATCAAATTGAAACGGCTCAGGAGATTGACCCTGCCTGGTTCTCGGAGGTCAACAGGGTGGGCGTTACTGCCGGAGCGTCTACTCCGAAGTGGCTCATTGATGAGGTGATAGATCGGGTCCGGGAAATTGACGGTGCTAAAATTAGTTGA
- the cmk gene encoding (d)CMP kinase, translating into MSIVGRQGLIIAIDGPSGAGKSTITKRLADRLGYVHIDTGAMFRAVALAAKRAGVDTTDDESLVRLCGGIEIDFLRNNGCCRVIVNGEDVTEAIRTPEISALTSAISARKVVRDFLLVLQRRMGNAGGVILEGRDIGTVVFPNADVKFYLSASVEERGRRRWLELKAKGENVTLEDTITAVAQRDKQDSGREHAPLRRADDAIDIDSTGLSIDEVIALMEEVVRTKEQAHGIAGA; encoded by the coding sequence GTGAGCATCGTGGGAAGGCAGGGCCTTATCATTGCCATCGACGGACCGTCCGGCGCCGGGAAGAGCACCATAACCAAGCGCCTTGCCGACCGGCTCGGTTATGTTCATATCGACACCGGAGCCATGTTCCGGGCTGTGGCCCTGGCGGCAAAGCGGGCAGGCGTTGACACCACCGATGACGAGTCCCTGGTGCGGCTTTGCGGCGGCATCGAGATCGACTTTCTGAGGAACAACGGTTGCTGCCGGGTAATCGTCAATGGCGAGGATGTGACGGAAGCCATCAGGACTCCGGAAATAAGCGCCCTCACTTCAGCGATTTCGGCCCGGAAGGTGGTGCGGGACTTTCTCCTGGTCCTGCAACGGCGCATGGGCAATGCGGGTGGCGTGATCCTCGAGGGCAGGGATATCGGCACAGTGGTTTTTCCCAATGCCGACGTCAAGTTCTACCTATCGGCATCGGTCGAGGAGCGTGGACGCCGCCGCTGGCTGGAGTTGAAGGCCAAAGGTGAGAATGTCACCCTGGAAGATACAATCACGGCAGTGGCGCAACGGGACAAGCAGGACTCGGGGCGGGAGCACGCTCCGCTCAGGCGTGCCGATGATGCCATAGATATCGATTCGACCGGCCTTTCCATCGATGAGGTAATCGCCCTCATGGAAGAGGTCGTCCGTACAAAGGAACAGGCCCATGGCATTGCCGGCGCCTGA
- the aroA gene encoding 3-phosphoshikimate 1-carboxyvinyltransferase translates to MQNYAVRPVKGIRGEIAVPGDKSISHRSIMLGSISRGETTVRGFLRGEDNIATLNAFRAMGVAIDDDGETLRIAGKGLRGLSEPTDVIDCGNSGTSMRLLTGLLAPQRFYSVLSGDQYLRRRPMRRVLEPLVQMGACLYGREGGEKAPLAIIGRGLTGISYASPVASAQVKSALMLAGLYAEGETRISEPHLSRDHSERMFRHFGADIETGHGGVVVRSGRELEGRDIVVPGDISSAAFFMVAALIVPGSELLIRGVGVNPTRTGIIDILTAMGGSIELLDQREVSGEPVADILVRSSRLKGIEIAGEVVTRAIDEFPVICVAAANAEGRTVVREARELRVKETDRIAAMATNLRAVGVSVTETEDGMDIDGVERVAAGAVESFGDHRIAMSMLVAGLSAAGEIAVSDTECVATSFPTFFSILETVAVR, encoded by the coding sequence GTGCAGAACTATGCCGTTCGGCCGGTCAAGGGAATCCGTGGCGAGATCGCCGTTCCCGGAGACAAGTCCATATCGCACCGTTCCATAATGCTCGGCTCCATTTCCCGCGGGGAAACAACCGTGCGCGGTTTTCTGCGGGGCGAGGACAATATTGCTACCCTGAACGCCTTCCGGGCCATGGGTGTTGCCATTGACGATGACGGCGAGACTCTGCGCATTGCGGGAAAGGGGCTTCGCGGGCTCTCGGAGCCAACTGACGTCATCGATTGCGGCAATTCAGGGACCTCCATGAGGCTTCTGACCGGTCTTCTGGCTCCCCAGCGGTTCTATTCGGTTCTTTCCGGCGATCAGTACCTGCGTCGCCGCCCCATGCGGCGGGTGCTGGAGCCCCTGGTGCAGATGGGGGCGTGCCTGTACGGCCGGGAGGGTGGAGAGAAGGCGCCCCTTGCCATTATCGGCAGGGGTCTCACCGGGATCAGCTATGCTTCGCCTGTGGCAAGCGCCCAGGTCAAATCGGCACTCATGCTGGCCGGCCTCTATGCCGAAGGGGAGACGCGAATTTCCGAGCCGCACCTCTCCCGCGACCACTCGGAGCGGATGTTCCGTCACTTCGGAGCCGATATCGAAACCGGTCACGGCGGAGTTGTCGTCCGCAGCGGCAGGGAACTGGAGGGACGGGATATCGTGGTTCCCGGCGACATCTCGTCTGCCGCATTCTTCATGGTTGCGGCGCTCATCGTGCCCGGCTCCGAGCTTCTCATCCGTGGTGTGGGGGTGAACCCGACCCGGACCGGCATCATTGATATTCTGACCGCCATGGGGGGCTCCATTGAACTGCTCGACCAGCGGGAGGTTTCCGGTGAGCCGGTAGCTGACATCCTGGTCCGGTCGTCACGCCTCAAGGGGATAGAAATCGCCGGAGAGGTTGTCACCAGGGCCATCGACGAATTCCCCGTAATCTGCGTTGCTGCTGCCAATGCCGAGGGTCGTACCGTTGTTCGGGAAGCTCGGGAGCTCCGTGTGAAGGAAACCGACCGCATTGCCGCCATGGCCACGAACCTGCGGGCGGTGGGCGTTTCGGTAACGGAAACCGAAGACGGCATGGACATCGATGGCGTGGAGCGGGTCGCCGCAGGCGCAGTGGAAAGCTTCGGGGATCACCGGATCGCCATGTCAATGCTTGTTGCAGGGCTTTCGGCGGCGGGAGAGATTGCCGTCAGCGACACTGAGTGTGTCGCCACATCTTTTCCCACGTTCTTCTCCATTCTCGAGACGGTTGCGGTTCGGTGA
- a CDS encoding prephenate dehydrogenase — translation MINRLAIIGVGLIGGSLARILRDQGEVGEIVGIGRGEANLRKAVELGVVDRYSLDPVAGVAGADLVFLATPVCSIPAITAEIAPHLAAGCVVTDGGSVKEEIVSACEPLMPPGVHFVGGHPIAGTEHSGVEASFASLYAGKRCIVTPTSRTCPDALAKVVRMWEVAGSEVVVMGTEKHDRVVAAISHLPHMVAYSLVNAVGGYDRFDENIIRYSAGGFRDFTRIASSDPAMWRDIALMNREAVIEMMDHFAKYFASLRELVAEADGPALERFFRESKESRDSIL, via the coding sequence TTGATCAATAGGTTGGCCATAATAGGTGTCGGTCTCATCGGCGGCTCCCTTGCCCGCATTTTGCGAGATCAGGGGGAGGTCGGCGAGATTGTCGGCATCGGACGCGGGGAAGCGAATCTGCGCAAGGCGGTGGAGCTCGGGGTCGTTGACCGGTACTCCCTTGATCCGGTAGCAGGCGTAGCCGGGGCCGATCTCGTCTTTCTGGCAACGCCCGTTTGTTCCATACCAGCCATTACCGCCGAGATTGCTCCCCATCTGGCTGCCGGTTGCGTGGTGACCGACGGGGGGAGCGTCAAGGAAGAGATTGTTTCCGCCTGCGAGCCTCTCATGCCGCCGGGAGTCCATTTCGTCGGGGGGCACCCCATCGCCGGCACCGAGCATTCAGGGGTCGAGGCGTCGTTCGCTTCACTCTATGCGGGCAAGCGCTGCATTGTAACCCCCACGTCGCGCACCTGCCCCGATGCCCTTGCCAAGGTCGTGCGGATGTGGGAGGTTGCCGGCTCCGAAGTGGTCGTAATGGGTACGGAGAAGCATGACAGGGTTGTAGCCGCCATTTCACACTTGCCCCACATGGTTGCCTATTCCCTGGTGAATGCCGTGGGAGGGTATGACCGCTTCGATGAGAACATCATCCGTTATTCCGCCGGCGGTTTTCGCGATTTTACCAGAATAGCTTCATCGGATCCGGCCATGTGGCGGGACATCGCCCTCATGAACCGGGAAGCGGTTATCGAAATGATGGACCATTTCGCCAAGTACTTCGCGAGCCTTCGGGAGCTTGTCGCAGAGGCTGACGGCCCGGCTCTCGAGCGCTTCTTCCGCGAATCGAAAGAGAGCAGAGACTCAATATTGTAG
- the pheA gene encoding prephenate dehydratase has translation MDTLKELRRDIDAIDDQILDLLNRRSALAIKVGRIKAGENRDFHAPSREREIYERLTAKNPGPFPSEAVRSVFREIISASLSLEAPMKVAFLGPKATFTHLASMQHFGLSAELVPQKSIPAVFEEVGKGHALYGVVPVENSTEGMVSHTLDMFMESELKINAEVLLEVSHDLLSRTGRLEDVKKVYSHPQAIAQCRNWLEENLPGVPVVDVASTALAAQIVGEDYNAAAIASEFAATLYDLKVVRNRIEDQVNNFTRFLVVGRKMADPCGDDKTSLMFSVKDEPGILHRMLEPFAKRGVNLSKIESRPLKKKAWEYIFFLDLSGHVSDPVVADAVQELKNYCQFVKILGSYPRAK, from the coding sequence ATGGATACCCTTAAAGAGTTGCGTCGTGATATCGATGCCATTGATGATCAGATTCTGGATCTCCTGAACCGTCGCTCCGCGCTGGCCATAAAAGTCGGCAGGATCAAGGCGGGGGAAAACCGTGATTTTCACGCTCCGAGCCGCGAACGGGAGATCTACGAGCGGCTTACGGCCAAAAACCCCGGTCCGTTCCCGAGTGAAGCGGTCCGAAGCGTTTTCCGCGAGATCATCTCCGCTTCCCTCTCCCTTGAGGCGCCGATGAAGGTTGCTTTCCTGGGCCCCAAGGCAACATTCACCCATCTTGCCTCCATGCAGCACTTCGGCCTGTCGGCGGAACTCGTCCCCCAGAAGTCGATCCCCGCTGTTTTTGAAGAAGTCGGCAAGGGACATGCCCTCTATGGCGTGGTCCCCGTTGAAAATTCCACCGAGGGGATGGTCTCCCACACCCTCGACATGTTCATGGAGAGCGAGCTCAAGATCAACGCGGAGGTGCTCCTGGAGGTCTCCCATGATCTCCTCTCCCGCACGGGCCGCCTTGAGGACGTGAAGAAGGTCTACTCCCATCCGCAGGCCATTGCCCAGTGCCGCAACTGGCTCGAAGAGAACCTGCCGGGTGTGCCGGTGGTGGATGTGGCGTCCACGGCGCTGGCCGCTCAGATCGTTGGCGAGGATTACAACGCTGCTGCCATTGCCAGCGAATTCGCCGCAACGCTCTACGATCTGAAAGTGGTGCGAAACAGGATCGAGGATCAGGTTAACAATTTCACCCGCTTCCTTGTGGTGGGGCGGAAAATGGCCGATCCCTGCGGGGATGACAAGACTTCCCTCATGTTTTCAGTAAAGGATGAGCCGGGCATTCTCCACCGGATGCTGGAACCCTTTGCCAAACGCGGAGTCAACCTTTCCAAGATCGAGTCGCGCCCCCTCAAGAAAAAGGCCTGGGAGTACATCTTTTTCCTCGACCTGTCCGGGCATGTCTCCGATCCAGTGGTGGCCGACGCGGTTCAGGAACTGAAGAATTACTGCCAGTTCGTGAAAATTCTCGGATCTTATCCCAGGGCGAAATAA
- a CDS encoding GspE/PulE family protein — translation MSAKKVGEILVENRLISEDQLREALELQKVFPDQPVGRLLCKLGFLSENELSYILEQTGKRQKLGDILLRERLIDQERLDQARAVAKRDGITFERALRKLRFVEEEPLAKAVALQYDLSFVHINTLEIEAELARYINPSFAQKQRIVPISKIGNTITLAMAYPIKLQELKDFEQSIRARIIPVIATESEILTAQQRLYRTSVSTAASFDESDLEIGPGSISEILGANAEDEPDIEDEVKKVSERDSIIVKLVNKIIFDAHQSRASDIHIEPYHGKNDIVVRMRVDGRCKVYQRIPYRYKYAIPSRLKIMADLDIAEKRKPQDGKINFKKFGPLDMELRIATMPTAGGLEDVVIRLVNTGETFSFDKLGLTDRNMRIFSEGVTKPYGLVLVVGPTGSGKTTTLHAAISRINSPEVKIWTAEDPVEITQKGLRQVQINPRIGLTFPAALRSFLRLDPDVIMVGEMRDEETASIAVEASLTGHLVLSTLHTNSAPETVTRLLEIGLDPFSFSDSLICIVAQRLARRLCEECREIYRPDRQELAEIIEEYGEKQFAATGLVGNELVLARAVGCPSCGQTGYRGRLGIHEVLECTDGMKSLIKKRSETELIRRLAMDEGMTTLRQDGILKVFQGLTDIQEVRKVCLK, via the coding sequence ATGTCTGCCAAAAAGGTCGGCGAGATACTTGTTGAGAACCGGTTGATTAGTGAGGATCAGCTTCGTGAGGCCCTTGAGCTCCAGAAGGTGTTCCCCGATCAGCCCGTTGGCAGACTCCTCTGCAAGCTCGGCTTCCTTTCCGAAAACGAGCTTTCCTATATCCTGGAACAGACCGGCAAGCGCCAGAAGCTGGGCGACATTCTCCTGCGCGAACGGCTCATCGACCAGGAACGGCTTGACCAGGCCCGTGCCGTTGCCAAGCGCGACGGCATTACGTTCGAACGGGCGCTGCGCAAGCTCCGTTTCGTGGAAGAGGAGCCCCTTGCCAAAGCAGTGGCGCTCCAGTACGACCTATCTTTCGTGCACATCAATACCCTTGAGATAGAAGCGGAACTGGCCCGCTATATAAATCCTTCCTTTGCCCAGAAGCAGCGGATTGTCCCAATTTCCAAGATCGGCAACACCATTACCCTGGCGATGGCCTATCCAATCAAGCTCCAGGAACTCAAGGATTTCGAGCAAAGCATCCGGGCGCGGATAATTCCGGTTATCGCCACGGAGAGTGAGATACTCACGGCGCAACAGCGGCTGTATCGCACGTCTGTCAGCACTGCGGCGTCCTTTGACGAGAGCGATCTGGAGATTGGGCCGGGAAGCATTTCGGAAATTCTGGGCGCTAATGCCGAAGACGAACCCGATATTGAGGATGAGGTCAAAAAAGTATCCGAGCGGGACAGCATCATTGTGAAGCTCGTCAACAAGATTATCTTTGATGCCCACCAGAGCCGAGCCTCGGACATTCATATCGAGCCCTATCACGGAAAGAACGACATTGTTGTCCGGATGCGCGTGGATGGCCGGTGCAAGGTCTATCAGCGCATACCATACCGGTACAAATACGCGATTCCGTCCCGCCTCAAGATCATGGCCGACCTTGACATTGCCGAGAAGCGGAAGCCCCAGGACGGCAAAATCAATTTCAAGAAGTTCGGTCCCCTTGACATGGAGCTCCGCATCGCCACCATGCCCACGGCCGGCGGACTCGAAGATGTGGTGATCCGGCTTGTCAATACCGGCGAGACATTCTCCTTCGACAAGCTTGGGCTGACTGATCGGAACATGCGCATCTTCAGCGAGGGGGTCACCAAGCCGTACGGTCTGGTTCTCGTGGTGGGGCCTACGGGGAGCGGTAAAACAACCACGCTCCATGCGGCAATTTCCCGGATAAACAGCCCTGAAGTTAAAATATGGACCGCCGAAGATCCGGTGGAAATTACCCAGAAGGGACTGCGGCAGGTGCAGATCAACCCACGGATCGGCCTCACTTTTCCGGCGGCGCTCCGTTCGTTCCTGCGGCTCGACCCCGACGTCATCATGGTGGGTGAGATGCGGGACGAGGAAACCGCTTCCATTGCCGTGGAGGCTTCCTTGACCGGGCACCTGGTCCTTTCCACGCTTCACACCAATTCCGCCCCTGAAACCGTAACGCGCCTTCTGGAGATCGGACTCGATCCATTCAGCTTTTCCGACTCCCTTATCTGTATCGTTGCCCAGCGTCTTGCCCGCCGTCTCTGTGAGGAGTGCCGCGAGATCTATCGCCCCGATAGGCAGGAACTTGCTGAGATTATCGAGGAGTACGGCGAAAAGCAATTTGCCGCCACCGGCCTTGTGGGCAACGAACTCGTTTTGGCCCGTGCCGTTGGCTGCCCTTCCTGCGGCCAGACCGGCTACCGGGGGCGTCTCGGAATCCACGAAGTGCTTGAATGCACTGACGGCATGAAAAGCCTTATCAAAAAACGGTCTGAAACCGAACTCATTCGCCGTCTCGCCATGGACGAAGGGATGACGACTCTTCGCCAGGACGGTATCCTCAAGGTGTTCCAGGGGCTTACCGATATTCAAGAGGTTCGGAAGGTCTGCCTCAAATGA